The genomic region TGGATATTATGGAGCGGGAGAATGTAGACCTGATCCTTCTGGATGTGATGATGCCAAGACTCAACGGTCTGTCGGCACTGATGAAGCTGCGTGAGAAAAGCAGGATTCCGGTAATCATCCTGTCGGCCAAGACGGAAGAAAGTGATAAGGTGTCGGGACTTACGCTCGGAGCAGATGACTATATTGAGAAGCCGTATAATCCTGCGGAGCTGATCGCCAGAGTGAAAGCGCATTTACGCAGATACCGCGCATGGAGCGGTGGAGAAACGGAGAAAAAGAAAGATCCGGATCAGATCGTGAATGGCGGTCTGGTACTGGATAAAAAGCAGAGAGTCATCTTTGTTGAAGGAGAAGAAGTGCATCTGACGGCAACGGAGTATAAGATCCTGGAGCTATTGATGGCGCATCCCGGGCAGGTATTTCCGGCAGAGCAGATCTATGAGAATGTATGGCAGGAAACAGCAGATTATACTGTAGAGAATACTGTAATGGTACATATCCGTCATATCAGGGAAAAAGTGGAGATTGATGCGAAGAAGCCAAGATATGTAAAGGTGGTGTGGGGAATTGGATACAAAATGGAAAAATACGGTAAAAGTAATTAAAAAGTTTATAAAAGAATATTATGATTGCGTATTTGGATTTCTGCTGTTTATAATTGGAAGCTTCCTGTTCTTTGTGGTGTTAGTGAACAGATATTATTTCAGTACATGGGGCGTATGGAGAATCTGCCTGATCGGCAATATCCTGGTGCAGCCGGGAATCTGGCTGCTCGTACGCAGGTATATGAAACTGAGATATCGGAACTGGAGTCAGAAAGGGAGTGCAGAGACCTATCTGCAGGATACAGAAGACAGTATCTATTATCAGACCTGGAAGGCGAAAGAAAAACAGTCGGAAAAAAGATTTCGGAATATACTGGCGGTAGAACTGTCGGCAGCAGCGGCATATCTTTTCTTTATCAGTTACAGCAGCGGATGGGGATGGAATTA from Dorea longicatena harbors:
- a CDS encoding response regulator transcription factor — protein: MEAEKILVVDDNKEIVYSISELLKYEGYETLKAYDGMEALDIMERENVDLILLDVMMPRLNGLSALMKLREKSRIPVIILSAKTEESDKVSGLTLGADDYIEKPYNPAELIARVKAHLRRYRAWSGGETEKKKDPDQIVNGGLVLDKKQRVIFVEGEEVHLTATEYKILELLMAHPGQVFPAEQIYENVWQETADYTVENTVMVHIRHIREKVEIDAKKPRYVKVVWGIGYKMEKYGKSN